The Sphingomonas sp. G-3-2-10 DNA window TGGAAGGCACGATGCTGTCCGAAGGCCGCGGGACAACGCGGCCACTGGAACTGTTCGGCGCGCCGGATATCGATGCCAAGGCGGTAATCGCCGAGATGCGCCGCATCGCCCCGGACTGGCTGGCAGGCTGTACCCTGCGCGACTTCTGGTTCCAGCCGACTTTCCACAAGCATGTCGGCCAGCTCTGCTCGGGCGTGTTCATCCATGCCGGGGGTCCGGGCTACGACCACGCCGCCTTCCGCCCGTGGCGGTTGCAGGCCGCCGGCTTCAAGGCGATCCGCAACCTCTATCCCGAATATGACCTGTGGCGCGATTTCCCGTACGAATATGTGTTCGACAAGCTGGCGATCGACGTCATCAACGGCGGACCGGGGTTGCGCGAGTGGGTGGACGATGCGGGTTCGGTCGCGGGCGGTCTGGATGCGGTGACGTTGCCCGATGAATCGGCATGGGAAGAAGTAAGGCGACCCCATTTGCTATACTGAGCGGAGTATCGGTCCGGTGGCTTGCAGGTTTTGCGCATGGATCAATAGCCGGTTTTCACGGAGCTCCGCCCAAGCCAAGGCGGCCTTGTGGGACCTGTCTTCCCAATGGGAGCGGGATGCTTCCACGGAGTGGGAATTGTGGAGCGCGGATTCCGACATCAATCGCGAGCGGATCGCTCGGGCGCGGGCGCTTGAAGAAACTCAACCCGAAGCGGCGTTCCGGTTGTTGTGCGAAGCTGCGGATGCCGGTTCGGCATGGGCGATGGAACAGGTTGGCGACCGCCTTGAGACGGGACGTGGCACCGCCGTGGATGTCGATCGGGCGCTCGACTATTATAATAGGGCGATCGGCGCCGGATCGTGGACGGCAACCCTTGAGGTTGCCCGCCTTCTTGTAGGGCTGGAGCGTTTCGACGAAGCCGAAGCGATGCTGGAACAAGGTTTGGCCGGCGGCTTCGTCCCGTCCTCTTTCTGGCTGGCCTGGTATCGTTACAAACGGTCCCCGACACTTGCCACCGGCAGAGATGTCAGGCCTTTGCTGAGTCATGCCGCCGATCAAGGGCATCCCGGCGCGAAGCTCATCCTCGCGCGTTGGATGGCGCGAGGCAGATTCGGCGTTCGCGAGATTCCGGCGGGATGCAGGCGGCTATTATGGTTGTCGCGCGAGATACAGGCCGCTCCAGCCGCATAAATCGCTTGACATTGTTCTCATTTTGTTCCATTAATCCGCTCGAAGCTTCGAACCCCTTTCCGACATCGATAACCTGCATCGTTCGCGATGCGGGGCCCCTTACCGCGACCCATCGCGTGCGGGCGCACATGGGCAGGTGCGTGCCCGCCGCGATGCCGGTGTGACTTTTGTGACTCTAGCCGGTTTACCCAGCCGGCGGAAATGCCCGTGCTTTGCCCATGATCCGGCGAAGAACACCCGCCGGGGAATTGCGCCCCGATGGCATTCCGCATAACCACCCGATCATGCTCGCAGGACTGATTTTCGCCATCGAGGACGCAACCGACCGGCCGGGGACGCTGGCAGCGACCTTGCCGTTCGGGGGGATGACCCTGCTCGAATATCAGGTGCGGCTGCTCGCAGGCGCCGGGGCCGAGCGGATCTTCGTCGCGGTGGGGCGAATGACACCGGCCTTGCTTGCCGCCGTCACGCGGGCCGGCAAGCGCGAGGCTTTGGTCGAAGTCGTACGGTCGGCCGAGGAAGCGGCCGAAAAGGTCGATCCGGGCAGCTGCGTGCTGGTGATGGCAGACGGCCTCGTCACGACCGATCCGGTGATCGACCGGATGGCGTCGGGGACGGGTGAGGCCTTGCTGGTCACCAACGATCCCGAATCGCCGGCGGCGATCGAGCGGCTGGACATGAAGGATTGCTGGGCGGGGATCGCTCGCGTCTCGGGCAGCCAGCTTTCCGAGATCGCGACCATGCCCGCGGATTACGACTTCCAGTCGGCGCTGCTGCGCGTCGCGGTGCAGGCGGGAGCCGAGCATGTCGCGCTGACGGCAGGGCAGGAGCGCGGCGGGCATCTGGTCGAGCTCAACGCGCAGGCGCTGGCTTCGCGCAGCAATGACGTGCTGGCGGCGCTGACCGAGCGGCGGACCAGCTGGGCCGATCGCTGGGTATTCACGCGGATCGCGCGCTGGGTATTGCCTGAACTCGTGACGCGGAACGTGCCCGGATGGGCGCTGATCCTGCTGGCCGCGATCTTCGGCGCGACGGGCGTGGGACTGACCCTCTATCGCTGGCCCGGCGCCGGAGGCGGGATGGTCGTGGCGCTGCTTTCGGTCGCGACGCTGGCGACGGGGGCGGCGATGGCGGCGCTGCGGGGCGAGGCGAAGCGGGCCGACGGGCTCGAGCTGGCGATCACCGGCCTGTTCGGCGCGATGACCGCCGCGGCCGGATGGAGCGCCTGGACCGACTGGACCCATGTGTCTCCCGTGATCCTCGCGCTGACCGCGATCGGATGCCAGGGACTTGTCGAACGCGCGCCGTCGCGGCATCGCCGCTGGTGGGCCAGTCCGGCCGCGCATCTGCTGATTCTGACCCCGTTCGCGCTGGCCGGATTCACCGAGGCAGGGCTTGCGATAATTGCGGCCTACGCATTTTCCACGCTCGCTGCGGCGGTTGAGGCGACGCGCGAAAAAGCTTAGCATCGTCTTAAGTAAACTCCCGCTAGTTTGAGGTCGATGTCGGACAATCCCGTCGACGTGCGCGATGGCCTAGCCACCGGCGCTCGCAAGCTGCTCGCGCGTGCGGCGGCTGCGGAGACGTGCGCCTATCGCAGCCTGGTGGTGGCGACCGACGACTTCTTCCTTCCCGAAGAGCAGCGTCTGGACGAGCGGACCCGCTCGGCAATGGCGGTGCTGCTGCGCGGTCTGGTCGAGACGGTAGAGGCCGAAATCCGCGAACATTCGACGCGTTTGCTGGCTTCGCGTGGTGAATCTGTGCTGGCGCAGGCGCTGGCCAACGACACCGCGCCGGTGCTCGCGCGGCTCTCCCGATCGGGCCTGCTGCGCGATCCCGAACTGATGACCGAGCTGATGGCGCGCGTGCGCCAGGAGCTGGTCGGCAATGCGCTGCCGATGCAGGGCGCGGTCGATCCCGAACGGCCCAGCCTGATCAACCGATTCGTTCAGCACCCCGATCGCGTGGTTTCCGCCGGCGCGATGGCCGTGCTGATCGCGGAAAGCCGCCGGCGGGGCAGTCCCGAATCGGGACAGCTGAGCCAGACCGAGCTTCCGGCCGAACTTCACCACCGGCTGGTGTGGTGGGTCGCGGCTGCGATCCGCGAGCGGGTGGCCGATGCAGCCGAGGGTGCGTTCGACGCGCTGGATCAGGCATTGTCGGATGCCGCGACGCGCAGCCTGTCCGCCTATGACGAAGGCGACCGACTGGAAGCGACGGCGATGCGCTTTGCCGCTGCGATCGATGCGCAGCGGCAGGAACTGCCGCAATTGCTGGTCGAATCGCTGGGGGACCGGCGGATCGTGCT harbors:
- a CDS encoding sel1 repeat family protein; the encoded protein is MWSADSDINRERIARARALEETQPEAAFRLLCEAADAGSAWAMEQVGDRLETGRGTAVDVDRALDYYNRAIGAGSWTATLEVARLLVGLERFDEAEAMLEQGLAGGFVPSSFWLAWYRYKRSPTLATGRDVRPLLSHAADQGHPGAKLILARWMARGRFGVREIPAGCRRLLWLSREIQAAPAA
- a CDS encoding DUF2336 domain-containing protein — its product is MSDNPVDVRDGLATGARKLLARAAAAETCAYRSLVVATDDFFLPEEQRLDERTRSAMAVLLRGLVETVEAEIREHSTRLLASRGESVLAQALANDTAPVLARLSRSGLLRDPELMTELMARVRQELVGNALPMQGAVDPERPSLINRFVQHPDRVVSAGAMAVLIAESRRRGSPESGQLSQTELPAELHHRLVWWVAAAIRERVADAAEGAFDALDQALSDAATRSLSAYDEGDRLEATAMRFAAAIDAQRQELPQLLVESLGDRRIVLFNALLAHALGVSYSLTRDIVLDPVGDRLWLALRALELSRDTVAKIGYALCEADPRRDLESFADTLDAIASIGAGEARAALSPMKLNPDYRAAVLALGRAGGAE